Proteins found in one Solitalea lacus genomic segment:
- a CDS encoding TlpA disulfide reductase family protein encodes MKKTLLGTALVLPLLAGSAYAQSGGYNITGKLTGLADGKKVYLLQQNPATGKVDTLSKTLSSAGAFQLKGSVQAPDIQFLGVQDAKGRPVLLFVENSKMSINGSVDDLSSITVTGSKTHDEYVKYTKLTSGINEQQKQLGNQYSEARKSNDKAKMDEIASKYDALDAEKSKITKDFASQNLQSYVTPFLLMQNVGDENAIEYNAMYEKFPSKIKESASAKSLKKRIDALLKTAVGQQAAMFTAKTPEGKDLSLKEVLSTGKYTMIDFWASWCGPCRAENPNVVKLYEKYHAKGFNILGVSLDRDGEKWKKAIADDKLTWNHVSDLKYWQSEYAAMYGVQAIPATFLLDANGKIVGKNLRGEELAKKLEELLGSM; translated from the coding sequence ATGAAAAAGACACTATTAGGAACAGCGTTAGTATTGCCTTTATTGGCAGGAAGCGCTTATGCTCAATCAGGTGGTTACAATATTACCGGAAAGCTTACCGGCTTAGCTGATGGTAAGAAAGTCTATTTATTACAACAAAACCCGGCAACAGGCAAAGTTGACACTCTTTCTAAAACTTTGTCGAGTGCTGGTGCTTTTCAGCTTAAAGGTTCTGTGCAAGCACCTGATATACAGTTTTTAGGTGTTCAGGATGCTAAAGGTCGCCCGGTGTTGTTATTTGTTGAAAACAGTAAGATGTCAATCAATGGTAGTGTTGATGACTTGAGTTCAATTACCGTTACTGGTTCAAAAACGCATGACGAGTATGTGAAATATACCAAATTGACTTCGGGTATTAATGAGCAACAAAAGCAGCTTGGTAATCAGTATAGCGAAGCTCGTAAGAGTAATGATAAAGCCAAAATGGATGAAATCGCATCCAAGTATGATGCTTTGGATGCAGAAAAATCTAAAATTACTAAAGACTTTGCCTCTCAAAATTTGCAATCGTATGTTACGCCTTTTCTTTTAATGCAAAATGTAGGCGATGAAAATGCGATAGAATATAATGCTATGTATGAGAAGTTTCCTTCAAAAATAAAGGAGTCAGCGTCTGCAAAATCATTAAAGAAAAGAATTGATGCTCTTTTGAAAACAGCTGTTGGCCAACAGGCTGCAATGTTCACAGCGAAAACTCCTGAGGGAAAAGATTTATCATTGAAAGAAGTATTAAGTACTGGTAAATACACAATGATTGATTTTTGGGCTTCATGGTGTGGTCCATGCCGTGCTGAAAATCCTAACGTAGTTAAGTTGTATGAAAAATATCATGCTAAAGGCTTTAACATTTTGGGTGTTTCATTAGATCGTGATGGCGAAAAATGGAAAAAAGCTATTGCTGATGATAAATTAACTTGGAACCATGTTTCGGATTTGAAGTATTGGCAATCGGAATACGCAGCTATGTATGGTGTTCAAGCTATTCCTGCTACATTTTTATTAGATGCTAATGGAAAGATTGTTGGCAAAAACCTAAGAGGTGAAGAGTTGGCTAAGAAACTTGAAGAGTTACTTGGTTCGATGTAA
- a CDS encoding ABC transporter substrate-binding protein, with protein sequence MTLQQFTDQMGRIVEFNHPPRRIISLVPSQTELLFELGLNEEVVGITKFCIHPTDKFKITDKVGGTKAINFEKIRALKPDLIIGNKEENLQEQIEQLMKEFPVWMSDIHTLDDAVEMITAVGQLVEKEIEATTLTTKIKNEFLTCTNLFGPVGSKSPLSVAYFIWKDPYMVAASNTFIDHILSLIGLENIFSEKERYPEVTFEDLKKASPDLVFLSSEPYPFKDKHVNEIQKMLPEAQVLLVDGEMFSWYGSRLQYASNYFQKISFFS encoded by the coding sequence ATGACATTACAGCAATTTACCGACCAGATGGGTAGAATCGTTGAATTTAATCATCCTCCACGTCGGATTATTTCACTTGTTCCTTCTCAAACAGAGCTTCTTTTTGAACTCGGACTCAATGAAGAAGTGGTAGGTATAACTAAATTTTGTATTCATCCTACTGATAAATTTAAAATTACAGACAAAGTTGGGGGTACTAAAGCCATTAATTTTGAGAAGATTAGAGCATTAAAACCTGATTTAATTATAGGTAATAAAGAAGAGAACCTGCAAGAACAAATTGAACAATTGATGAAAGAGTTCCCGGTTTGGATGAGTGATATACATACCTTGGATGATGCTGTGGAAATGATTACCGCAGTTGGGCAATTAGTGGAGAAGGAAATAGAAGCCACAACGCTTACAACGAAAATTAAAAATGAGTTTTTGACTTGCACAAACTTATTTGGACCTGTGGGTTCAAAATCACCTCTTTCAGTAGCATATTTTATTTGGAAGGATCCATATATGGTTGCTGCAAGCAATACATTTATTGATCATATACTTTCCTTAATAGGTTTGGAAAATATTTTTTCTGAGAAGGAGCGCTATCCTGAGGTTACATTTGAGGACTTAAAAAAGGCTAGCCCAGATTTGGTTTTTTTATCATCAGAGCCGTATCCGTTTAAGGATAAGCATGTTAATGAGATTCAAAAAATGCTGCCTGAAGCTCAGGTATTACTGGTAGATGGAGAAATGTTCAGTTGGTATGGCAGCCGTTTACAGTACGCTTCAAATTATTTTCAAAAAATTTCATTTTTTTCTTGA
- a CDS encoding N-acetylmuramidase family protein, with translation MKLIELNDIAELAVSNHLEPSALMAVIKVEGSGKGFDASTGKILIQFEPYHFQRYTGNRVANGVENQPKEWIAFNEAWKLDKEAAMLSTSWGMMQVMGFNHKAAGFQIVDAMIDAFKESEFNQVKGAINFIKSNPAMFKALQIRDWATFARGYNGPLFKKLNYDNRLKDAYQQSKELFN, from the coding sequence ATGAAACTCATTGAACTAAACGATATAGCTGAATTAGCCGTATCAAACCACCTTGAACCATCGGCATTAATGGCAGTAATAAAGGTAGAAGGATCAGGTAAAGGCTTTGATGCTTCTACCGGCAAAATTTTAATCCAGTTTGAACCTTATCATTTCCAGCGTTACACAGGAAATCGTGTTGCTAACGGTGTGGAAAACCAGCCTAAAGAATGGATCGCATTTAATGAGGCATGGAAACTGGATAAAGAAGCGGCCATGCTTTCTACATCCTGGGGAATGATGCAGGTAATGGGTTTCAATCATAAGGCGGCTGGTTTTCAGATTGTGGATGCTATGATAGATGCCTTTAAAGAATCTGAATTTAACCAGGTCAAAGGAGCAATTAATTTCATTAAGTCAAATCCGGCCATGTTCAAAGCCTTACAGATAAGAGACTGGGCAACTTTCGCACGTGGTTATAACGGTCCGTTGTTTAAGAAGTTAAATTATGATAACCGCCTGAAAGATGCTTATCAGCAGTCAAAGGAATTGTTTAATTAA
- a CDS encoding helix-turn-helix domain-containing protein produces the protein MTNWVHRYEKEGIEGLKDRKGRGRRSALSEDQLKRIKSLVLLESPNQHGLSLEKWTGPLLVKWIKNEYGLEYQKAQVYNLLEKVGITFEKKCGLINKV, from the coding sequence ATAACCAACTGGGTGCATCGATACGAAAAAGAAGGGATTGAAGGATTGAAAGATCGAAAAGGACGAGGTAGGCGCAGTGCCCTATCGGAAGATCAACTAAAGAGAATTAAGTCATTAGTCCTCTTGGAAAGCCCCAACCAGCACGGATTATCATTGGAAAAATGGACCGGCCCCCTTCTGGTGAAATGGATCAAAAATGAATATGGATTAGAGTATCAGAAGGCTCAGGTATACAATCTGCTTGAGAAAGTCGGCATTACATTTGAAAAGAAGTGCGGATTGATAAATAAAGTGTAA